A single Corynebacterium resistens DSM 45100 DNA region contains:
- the dnaJ gene encoding molecular chaperone DnaJ, which produces MAQNEWAEKDYYRDLGVSSSASADEIKKAYRQIARENHPDKNPGDTVAEDKFKRASEAYSVLGDKDKRAEYDELKRLIASGGFGGFGGASGGFSTGGFSTSGTGGFGGFSDFGGEGFDVSDLFGGMFGASSGGRRHAGSGHQSQRSTRGADVETEITLEFREATKGVTVPIRLTSPAPCQTCHGSGAKPGTSPKTCATCSGRGVTSEQRGGFGFSRPCTDCNGTGTRVEDPCTDCNGTGQQSRARTITVRVPAGVVDGQKVRLAGQGAAGERGKPSGDLFVTVHVRPDKIFTRSGDDLKLTVPVSFSELVLGGAVTVPTLDSKVRVRIPQGTQDGTTLRVRNHGVNKRNGASGDLLVTVKVEVPKNLDEGAMSALRKYAEEEKRSGFDPRENWDGS; this is translated from the coding sequence ATGGCACAAAACGAGTGGGCCGAAAAGGACTACTACCGTGACCTGGGCGTATCTTCCTCCGCGAGTGCGGACGAGATAAAGAAGGCTTACCGCCAGATCGCCCGCGAGAATCACCCCGACAAGAACCCCGGCGATACGGTTGCGGAGGACAAGTTCAAGAGGGCGTCCGAGGCCTACAGCGTGCTCGGCGATAAGGACAAGCGTGCGGAGTACGACGAGCTCAAGCGACTGATTGCTTCCGGCGGTTTCGGCGGCTTTGGCGGGGCCTCCGGCGGATTCAGCACGGGTGGCTTCAGCACCTCCGGCACCGGTGGCTTCGGTGGATTCTCCGACTTCGGCGGGGAAGGGTTCGATGTTTCTGACCTGTTCGGCGGCATGTTCGGCGCCTCTTCTGGGGGTCGACGCCACGCTGGCAGCGGCCACCAATCTCAGCGGTCGACCCGCGGGGCTGACGTGGAAACGGAGATCACCCTGGAATTCCGCGAAGCCACTAAGGGTGTGACCGTTCCGATTCGCCTGACCAGCCCTGCGCCGTGCCAGACCTGTCACGGTTCTGGCGCGAAGCCGGGGACGTCCCCGAAGACGTGTGCGACGTGTTCGGGCCGCGGAGTGACTTCCGAACAACGCGGAGGCTTCGGCTTTTCCCGGCCGTGCACCGATTGCAATGGAACCGGAACTCGCGTGGAAGATCCGTGCACGGACTGCAACGGAACCGGCCAGCAATCGCGGGCGCGCACCATCACGGTGCGTGTGCCCGCGGGGGTGGTCGATGGCCAGAAGGTGCGCTTGGCAGGGCAGGGCGCGGCCGGGGAACGCGGCAAGCCCTCCGGTGATTTGTTCGTCACCGTGCATGTGCGGCCCGACAAGATTTTCACCCGCAGTGGCGATGACCTGAAGCTGACCGTTCCGGTGAGCTTCAGCGAGCTCGTGCTCGGTGGCGCGGTGACCGTACCAACCTTGGATTCGAAGGTGCGCGTGCGCATCCCGCAGGGCACCCAGGACGGCACGACCTTGCGCGTGCGCAATCACGGAGTGAATAAGCGCAACGGTGCCAGCGGAGACCTGCTGGTCACCGTCAAGGTCGAGGTGCCGAAGAACTTGGACGAGGGCGCGATGAGTGCTCTACGCAAGTACGCGGAAGAGGAGAAGCGATCCGGCTTCGATCCGCGTGAGAATTGGGATGGGAGCTAA
- a CDS encoding HNH endonuclease signature motif containing protein produces MFDQPAIPNNDHQPEHNDQESERTDHELEHHDHEPESHDPEPETHDVQSGGTEGGVLSPSWRHTDSSDELSAAVCVINRAHLQLAIACSAELDDCVSDVQTRLGARLGLSEFRALTLADIGYTFQRFPSLAELGESGAYSLEIWRIVSEGLAAVSDEVAEAIESKVYEALSPTRHNQAMLGTKTIRRRIRDIVHEHEPSARPRDPDDDPLPPLDSERSGYEPSPRLDIDDRQDETTEFFLSLPKLEALELTLAIDNVRLKENCSRAEALMKMVRGQATAEINLNIYRRVDLPDSQIWAAGGWLSPMATKEWLKRVTHIQAPGKARVTGYAPSPLIRASVEGRDGTCRFPGCDVPAHECQLDHVKRYDHDRPESGGPTDTSNLHCLCHRHHNVKTTGAWDVTIEPDGTETWTSFGDGHTVITTPNGPLGRETFRHRAVRRTLTLAEYNRRREQRNQPGEPPF; encoded by the coding sequence ATGTTTGATCAACCCGCAATACCCAACAACGATCACCAACCCGAACACAACGACCAAGAATCAGAACGAACCGACCACGAACTGGAGCACCACGACCACGAACCGGAGTCCCATGACCCCGAACCGGAAACCCACGATGTCCAATCAGGCGGAACAGAAGGAGGGGTTCTATCGCCAAGTTGGAGGCACACGGATTCCAGTGATGAATTGAGCGCGGCTGTATGCGTTATCAATAGGGCCCACCTGCAGCTAGCGATTGCGTGTAGCGCAGAGCTTGATGACTGCGTTTCGGATGTACAGACCCGGCTTGGTGCTCGGCTGGGTTTATCGGAGTTTAGAGCACTCACACTTGCCGACATTGGCTACACCTTCCAACGCTTCCCTTCGCTAGCCGAACTTGGTGAGAGTGGGGCATATTCCTTGGAGATCTGGCGAATAGTTTCCGAGGGATTGGCTGCCGTGAGCGACGAGGTTGCGGAAGCAATTGAGTCCAAGGTCTACGAAGCTTTATCGCCGACACGGCACAACCAAGCGATGTTAGGAACGAAAACAATCCGTCGCCGTATTCGCGATATCGTCCATGAGCATGAGCCCTCGGCTCGTCCACGGGATCCGGATGATGATCCGTTGCCTCCATTAGATTCCGAACGGTCGGGGTATGAGCCATCTCCGCGACTTGATATCGATGATCGCCAGGACGAAACAACGGAATTCTTTCTCAGCCTTCCCAAACTCGAAGCGCTCGAACTAACTCTAGCGATCGATAATGTTCGCCTGAAAGAGAATTGCTCGCGGGCTGAGGCGCTGATGAAAATGGTGCGCGGGCAGGCGACGGCAGAGATCAACCTCAATATCTATCGCCGGGTGGATCTGCCAGATTCTCAGATCTGGGCGGCTGGCGGCTGGTTGTCCCCAATGGCGACGAAGGAATGGCTAAAACGGGTTACACACATCCAAGCGCCCGGCAAAGCTCGCGTCACTGGGTACGCGCCATCGCCTCTAATCCGCGCCAGTGTTGAAGGTAGAGACGGTACCTGTAGGTTTCCCGGTTGCGATGTGCCCGCCCACGAATGTCAGCTCGACCACGTAAAGCGCTATGACCACGACAGGCCCGAATCTGGTGGCCCCACGGACACTTCAAATCTGCATTGCCTGTGCCACAGACATCACAACGTGAAAACCACGGGTGCGTGGGACGTCACTATTGAACCCGACGGAACCGAAACGTGGACCAGCTTCGGTGATGGTCACACCGTGATCACCACGCCAAATGGGCCGTTAGGAAGAGAAACATTTCGTCACCGCGCGGTACGCAGAACGCTCACCCTAGCGGAATATAACCGCCGGCGAGAGCAACGCAATCAGCCCGGCGAGCCACCGTTCTAA
- a CDS encoding GntR family transcriptional regulator → MRSTEVTSDIRRAIASGRFTPGEKLNELALAKQLEVSRNTLRESFATLCAQGLLERIPNRGVFIAAPTLEDARDYYTARAHMEPAALLWGEHLNVEELGTYVSQAERCLRIGDEFGVATEMQNFHRAIVRASGSEQLNELMDEILAKMRLFIIEISKTKDEFQAPYISEYRKIVELLSQGQRSEAAEVLRDTIVRTRDCLDVTYTSDFKPLV, encoded by the coding sequence ATGCGTTCAACAGAAGTGACCTCTGACATCCGGCGCGCGATCGCTTCGGGCCGCTTCACCCCCGGTGAAAAGCTCAATGAATTGGCCCTTGCGAAGCAGCTTGAAGTTTCCCGAAACACCCTGCGGGAAAGCTTTGCTACCTTGTGCGCCCAGGGCCTGCTCGAGCGCATCCCGAACCGCGGTGTTTTCATTGCCGCTCCCACACTAGAAGATGCGCGTGACTACTACACCGCGCGTGCCCACATGGAACCCGCTGCTCTACTCTGGGGTGAGCACTTAAATGTCGAGGAGCTGGGAACCTACGTTTCCCAAGCGGAACGCTGCTTACGCATCGGCGATGAGTTCGGGGTCGCCACAGAGATGCAAAACTTCCACCGCGCTATCGTCCGCGCCTCCGGAAGTGAACAGCTCAACGAACTGATGGATGAGATTTTGGCGAAGATGCGCCTATTCATCATCGAGATCAGTAAAACGAAAGATGAGTTCCAGGCGCCCTATATCTCCGAGTATCGCAAGATAGTGGAGCTCCTGAGCCAGGGGCAACGCTCCGAAGCCGCCGAAGTTTTGCGGGACACCATTGTTCGCACTCGGGATTGCTTAGACGTGACGTACACCAGCGATTTCAAGCCACTCGTTTAG
- a CDS encoding DNA repair helicase XPB → MPFGDGPLIVQSDKTVLLEIDHPAAGDARNALAPFAELERAPEHVHTYRITPLALWNARAAGHDAEQVVDVLERYSRFPVPQPLLIDIADTMDRYGRLTLAKHPAHGLILESKDPAVLAEIQRHKKIKPMLGPNIDADTVAVHPSERGRLKQELLKVGWPAEDVAGYVDGEAHRIELSQEHEQWQLRDYQEMAADSFWEGGSGVVVLPCGAGKTMVGAAAMAKAKATTLILVTNTVAGRQWRDELIRRTSLTEEEIGEYSGEKKEIRPVTIATYQVITRKTKGEFKALEVFDSRDWGLIIYDEVHLLPAPVFRMTSDLQSRRRLGLTATLVREDGREGDVFSLIGPKRYDAPWKDIEAQGWIAPADCTEVRVQLDDDERMAYAVAEQSDKYRLAATSPKKNTVVRRILELHPDEPTLIIGAYLDQLEEIAEKFDVPVIDGRTGTAKREKLYQQFRDGEIKVLAVSKVANFSVDLPSASVAIQISGTFGSRQEEAQRLGRILRPKPNGGGAFFYSVVTRDTLDADYAAHRQRFLAEQGYGYRIMDSEDLH, encoded by the coding sequence TTGCCTTTCGGCGATGGTCCTTTGATCGTTCAATCCGATAAGACTGTTTTGCTGGAGATCGATCATCCAGCGGCGGGCGATGCCCGTAACGCGCTGGCACCTTTTGCAGAACTGGAACGCGCTCCAGAGCACGTACACACGTACCGCATTACACCACTGGCGCTGTGGAACGCGCGTGCTGCGGGACATGACGCCGAGCAGGTCGTGGATGTGTTGGAACGGTATTCCCGCTTCCCCGTTCCACAACCTTTGTTGATCGATATCGCCGACACGATGGATCGTTATGGACGGTTGACGTTGGCTAAGCATCCCGCACACGGGTTGATCTTGGAATCCAAAGACCCGGCGGTTTTGGCGGAAATCCAGCGCCACAAGAAGATCAAGCCAATGCTGGGCCCGAATATCGATGCCGATACGGTGGCTGTTCATCCCTCCGAGCGGGGGCGGCTCAAGCAGGAACTGCTTAAGGTTGGTTGGCCCGCAGAGGATGTAGCTGGATATGTCGATGGCGAAGCCCACCGCATTGAGCTTTCGCAAGAGCACGAACAGTGGCAACTACGCGACTACCAGGAGATGGCAGCGGATAGCTTCTGGGAAGGTGGTTCTGGAGTTGTAGTGCTGCCGTGTGGCGCAGGCAAAACCATGGTGGGCGCTGCTGCTATGGCCAAAGCAAAAGCAACCACATTGATCTTGGTGACAAACACCGTCGCCGGTCGCCAGTGGCGCGATGAGTTAATTCGCCGGACTAGTTTGACCGAGGAAGAAATCGGCGAGTACTCCGGTGAAAAGAAGGAAATTCGCCCTGTCACAATCGCCACCTACCAAGTGATCACCCGCAAAACCAAGGGCGAATTCAAGGCCCTAGAGGTATTTGACTCCCGTGATTGGGGGCTGATCATCTATGACGAGGTTCATCTACTTCCCGCCCCAGTTTTCCGCATGACAAGCGATTTACAATCCCGCCGTCGCTTGGGGCTGACCGCCACATTGGTGCGCGAGGACGGTCGCGAAGGCGATGTCTTTAGTTTGATTGGACCGAAGCGATATGACGCGCCTTGGAAAGACATCGAGGCCCAAGGGTGGATCGCGCCAGCTGATTGCACTGAGGTTCGCGTGCAATTGGATGATGATGAGCGCATGGCTTATGCGGTAGCTGAGCAGTCTGATAAATACCGCCTTGCCGCAACATCCCCGAAGAAGAACACTGTCGTCCGTCGCATTTTGGAATTGCACCCCGACGAGCCCACTCTCATCATCGGGGCCTACCTCGACCAGCTGGAAGAGATAGCCGAGAAGTTCGATGTCCCGGTCATCGATGGCCGGACCGGCACAGCTAAACGTGAAAAGCTCTACCAACAATTCCGCGACGGTGAGATTAAAGTTCTCGCTGTTAGCAAGGTAGCCAATTTCTCTGTGGATTTGCCGAGCGCATCGGTAGCTATTCAGATCTCGGGAACGTTCGGATCCCGGCAAGAGGAAGCCCAGCGCCTGGGGCGCATCCTTCGGCCGAAACCCAATGGCGGTGGGGCTTTCTTCTATTCCGTGGTCACTCGTGACACACTTGATGCAGACTATGCCGCGCACCGTCAGCGCTTCCTAGCTGAACAAGGCTACGGCTACCGCATTATGGATTCTGAGGATTTGCACTAG
- a CDS encoding MarR family winged helix-turn-helix transcriptional regulator, whose amino-acid sequence MVENKDRQESSAETVANHSLGGQDGSELAILARDAIRKGVHMMRILHSNAELTINQTSTLNQLKEGPRPMALMAKLSGVSQPSMSQHASALEALGYIQRSRAPEDGRAVILSITDSGREAVDRANEIRNSSLQEFFTMLNAEDRGKLFDGLQILERLAEKAIQRSSA is encoded by the coding sequence GTGGTTGAAAACAAAGATCGACAAGAATCCTCTGCCGAAACCGTCGCCAACCATTCCCTTGGCGGCCAAGACGGCTCCGAATTAGCTATTCTCGCTCGCGATGCCATCCGCAAGGGGGTTCATATGATGCGGATTCTGCATAGCAACGCGGAGCTTACGATCAATCAAACAAGCACCCTCAACCAGCTCAAAGAAGGCCCCCGCCCCATGGCACTCATGGCCAAACTGTCCGGGGTGAGCCAACCTTCGATGAGTCAACACGCCTCCGCCCTAGAGGCCTTGGGCTACATTCAACGCTCTCGTGCGCCAGAGGATGGTCGCGCCGTGATCCTAAGCATCACCGATAGCGGGCGCGAGGCCGTCGATCGCGCAAACGAGATTCGTAATTCCTCACTCCAAGAATTCTTCACCATGCTCAATGCTGAAGACAGAGGAAAGCTATTTGATGGGTTGCAGATACTTGAACGCCTGGCTGAAAAAGCAATCCAAAGATCCTCCGCCTAG
- a CDS encoding ABC transporter ATP-binding protein yields MTHPAKSVAARAIDLKKIYGQGDTSVQALRGVNVEFHEGKLTAIMGPSGSGKSTLMHCMAGLDSITSGSCHIGDTEISKLKDKEITALRRDHLGFIFQSFNLVPTLTAKENITLPSDIAGRKVDTAWFEEVTSRLGLSERLDHRPAELSGGQQQRVACARALVSKPHIVFGDEPTGNLDSNSSTEVLNILRTAVDQDGQTVVIVTHDPRAASFADRVIFLADGQIVDELQQPSADDILSTMARIQDL; encoded by the coding sequence ATGACACATCCGGCGAAATCGGTTGCTGCGCGAGCGATCGACTTGAAGAAGATTTATGGCCAGGGGGACACTTCAGTTCAGGCGCTGCGTGGCGTCAACGTAGAGTTCCACGAAGGCAAGCTGACAGCGATCATGGGGCCATCCGGTTCTGGAAAATCCACACTGATGCACTGCATGGCTGGCCTAGACTCCATTACCAGCGGTAGTTGTCATATTGGTGACACTGAAATTTCCAAGCTTAAGGACAAGGAGATTACGGCCCTTCGTCGTGACCACCTTGGGTTTATCTTCCAATCCTTCAATTTGGTTCCCACACTTACAGCCAAAGAGAACATCACACTTCCCTCCGATATTGCCGGTCGGAAAGTGGATACAGCGTGGTTTGAAGAGGTTACCTCGCGTTTGGGGCTCTCAGAAAGACTTGATCATCGCCCAGCCGAGCTGTCCGGTGGCCAGCAACAACGCGTAGCCTGTGCACGCGCCCTTGTCTCCAAGCCTCACATCGTTTTCGGCGATGAACCGACTGGCAATCTTGATTCGAACAGCTCCACTGAAGTGTTGAATATTCTGCGGACCGCCGTTGACCAAGACGGCCAGACAGTGGTTATTGTGACACACGATCCCCGGGCGGCTTCCTTCGCTGATCGGGTTATTTTCCTTGCCGATGGACAAATCGTTGATGAACTTCAGCAGCCTAGTGCGGACGATATTTTGTCCACAATGGCACGTATTCAAGACCTATAG
- a CDS encoding ABC transporter permease encodes MNRSMWRLSVRSVLANKVRFLLTILSVVLGTGFIAGSFMFTDALQRSFDGIVSNSYSSVDVAVQSKPGEPLKVSDKVGDKLRKEPGVEKVNVADAVNALLANKDDEVIKTGGAPSVVSAYYSNDEVVGPAIDLVEGSAPKGNKQVVLNKTAADKYGVHAGDKMTVFTQDGKRMPVTVSGIYTVDMEVGGYAGAFMDETAFLNTFSSGQLKDGYFVKANPGTNVAELKETLAKKYPNAKVEEGKVIAEQESKEIKEGLKFVNYFLVAFGLVALLVGTFIIANTFSMIVAQRMREFALLRSLGMSQGQLTVSVIFESIIVGIVGSLLGVLAGVGIVKAIYAIMDAVGFGLPTSGLTLTPQAVLIPLVLGLLVTVASAWAPARRAGRVHPVEAMRSGDQSSSSSLKTRTVVGTTMFLLGAAGAAFSAFAWADAETKPRAIVIGVGALLIIIGTFMVSPALSRIIVPGLGRLIGAPFGAVGKLAATNSQRNPRRTAATAFALTLGVALVASFGMLGASMKASISGVLESSISANYVVAGDSQGAFTVTEPALRDIHKTEGVGQATALRGTPLKPLDQKSRGGGSVLSVEGPLSDAVKVTVKSGNLDLGKDGMIVDAKVAEANGWKVGDKIRLGMSSLPGGNPHSQNQGLPERLAGKPLATATLKGTYESNQVLGDKVISQDIVDGLMKDGSPLAPFAKSIPIVMVMVNAADGTSADTLKANLEKSMDKYIIFQVLSPQDLAGQSAQMVDGMLNTLYALLALAIIIAVLGIINTLALNVIERRQEIGMLRAVGTYRGQVRRMITLEAIQIAVYGALVGVLVGLGLGWCFIRVLQGTGLDEIAVPWVQVAAMMAGSAVVGAVAALWPAHKAARTAPLEAITD; translated from the coding sequence ATGAATAGAAGTATGTGGCGCCTTTCGGTGCGTAGTGTTCTGGCGAACAAAGTTCGCTTCTTGTTGACAATTCTTTCGGTCGTTTTGGGCACCGGATTTATTGCCGGATCGTTTATGTTTACGGACGCACTACAGCGTTCATTCGACGGAATCGTATCCAATAGTTACAGCAGCGTAGACGTTGCCGTGCAGTCTAAGCCTGGCGAGCCGCTGAAGGTCTCCGACAAAGTTGGAGACAAACTTCGAAAGGAACCAGGCGTCGAGAAAGTAAATGTCGCCGATGCCGTTAATGCGTTGCTAGCGAACAAGGACGACGAGGTCATCAAAACCGGCGGGGCCCCCTCCGTGGTGAGTGCCTACTATTCGAATGACGAGGTCGTCGGCCCTGCTATTGATCTCGTTGAAGGAAGTGCCCCCAAGGGCAATAAGCAGGTAGTCCTTAATAAAACCGCCGCCGATAAATACGGTGTTCACGCTGGCGATAAGATGACGGTGTTCACACAAGACGGTAAGCGAATGCCGGTGACGGTTAGTGGCATTTACACCGTGGACATGGAAGTTGGCGGATATGCCGGCGCATTCATGGATGAAACGGCATTCCTGAACACTTTTAGCAGTGGCCAGCTTAAAGACGGTTATTTCGTGAAGGCAAACCCCGGCACGAACGTCGCGGAACTCAAGGAAACCCTAGCTAAGAAATACCCCAACGCCAAGGTTGAGGAAGGCAAAGTTATTGCCGAACAAGAATCCAAGGAAATTAAAGAGGGGTTGAAGTTCGTCAACTATTTCCTTGTGGCATTCGGGCTTGTAGCGCTACTTGTGGGCACATTCATCATTGCCAATACATTCTCAATGATTGTTGCCCAAAGAATGCGGGAATTCGCGCTACTTCGCTCTCTTGGAATGTCACAGGGGCAACTCACTGTCTCAGTGATTTTCGAATCCATCATTGTGGGCATCGTCGGTTCACTTCTTGGCGTCCTAGCTGGCGTAGGCATCGTTAAAGCGATCTACGCAATCATGGACGCAGTCGGCTTCGGTCTGCCAACTTCGGGATTAACTTTGACGCCACAAGCCGTGCTCATCCCACTCGTCCTAGGACTCTTGGTTACAGTGGCGAGCGCTTGGGCGCCGGCCCGCCGCGCGGGCCGCGTGCACCCTGTGGAAGCTATGCGCTCCGGAGATCAGTCCTCCTCGAGCTCGCTGAAGACGCGCACAGTGGTTGGCACCACCATGTTTCTTTTGGGTGCGGCCGGTGCAGCATTCTCCGCTTTCGCATGGGCGGATGCCGAAACCAAGCCCCGTGCAATAGTGATAGGTGTTGGCGCCCTGTTGATTATCATCGGCACATTCATGGTGTCTCCAGCGCTTTCTCGCATCATCGTTCCTGGTCTGGGCCGGTTGATTGGTGCACCATTTGGCGCAGTCGGGAAACTCGCCGCCACCAACTCGCAACGTAATCCGCGGCGTACAGCCGCGACCGCTTTTGCTTTGACACTGGGTGTGGCACTGGTGGCTTCGTTCGGAATGCTCGGCGCGTCCATGAAAGCATCGATTAGCGGAGTGCTAGAAAGCAGTATCAGCGCTAACTATGTGGTTGCCGGTGATTCTCAAGGCGCCTTCACCGTCACCGAACCTGCTCTACGTGATATTCACAAGACTGAGGGAGTCGGCCAAGCCACCGCTTTGCGTGGTACCCCACTAAAGCCTCTGGACCAGAAAAGCAGGGGAGGCGGCTCGGTACTTTCCGTTGAGGGTCCTTTGTCGGATGCAGTTAAGGTCACTGTGAAAAGCGGAAACCTGGATCTTGGTAAGGACGGCATGATCGTGGATGCCAAGGTAGCAGAAGCGAACGGCTGGAAGGTCGGCGACAAGATTCGGCTGGGGATGTCCAGTCTGCCCGGGGGCAATCCACATTCTCAGAATCAGGGACTACCGGAGAGGTTGGCTGGAAAACCTCTAGCAACCGCTACGTTGAAGGGCACTTACGAATCGAATCAGGTTTTGGGGGATAAGGTCATCAGCCAGGACATCGTCGATGGCCTCATGAAAGACGGTTCCCCGCTTGCGCCTTTCGCGAAAAGCATTCCCATCGTTATGGTCATGGTCAATGCTGCGGACGGCACCTCGGCCGACACTTTGAAAGCTAACCTTGAGAAGTCGATGGATAAGTACATCATCTTCCAGGTGCTGTCCCCGCAGGATCTCGCGGGTCAAAGTGCTCAGATGGTCGACGGCATGCTGAACACCCTCTATGCACTCTTGGCACTCGCCATCATCATCGCTGTGTTGGGCATTATCAACACGCTCGCCTTGAACGTCATCGAAAGGCGTCAGGAAATTGGCATGCTGCGCGCCGTGGGAACCTACCGCGGGCAGGTTCGTCGAATGATCACTTTGGAAGCAATCCAAATCGCCGTGTATGGCGCCCTGGTGGGTGTTCTCGTCGGATTGGGATTGGGCTGGTGCTTCATTCGAGTGCTGCAGGGCACTGGTCTGGATGAAATTGCAGTGCCTTGGGTTCAAGTCGCAGCCATGATGGCAGGGTCCGCGGTGGTCGGTGCAGTGGCCGCACTGTGGCCTGCTCACAAGGCTGCACGTACCGCGCCGCTGGAGGCCATTACAGACTAA
- a CDS encoding DUF3239 domain-containing protein, whose protein sequence is MTDFRFDVDEAYARKHNEFFRDAKRAQLSAALLALILFIVIGVIFAIKGVVIFSIAMAIILGVFALLCLALIPVLPKKMGTPQQYYDAYKLVPAVIAEVNARDVVLLAYVDAAAEPETRGSQPALAARVVTSVPGVRREVGARVPSMAVLGNRSFRSQHTFEEISPMPVAWGTSDQKVWAMAEKAISEREWKKAEKGVERLDDVKKTKRNLLLLNKQ, encoded by the coding sequence ATGACTGATTTTCGTTTCGACGTCGACGAAGCCTATGCCCGCAAGCACAACGAGTTTTTCCGTGATGCCAAGCGAGCTCAATTATCAGCCGCGCTATTGGCGCTGATCCTCTTCATCGTCATCGGTGTCATTTTTGCCATCAAGGGCGTGGTGATCTTTAGCATCGCAATGGCAATCATCTTGGGTGTTTTCGCGCTGTTGTGTTTGGCCCTCATCCCGGTGCTTCCCAAGAAGATGGGCACACCCCAGCAGTACTACGATGCTTATAAGCTGGTTCCCGCAGTTATCGCCGAGGTCAATGCTCGTGACGTCGTACTGCTTGCTTATGTCGACGCCGCCGCGGAGCCAGAGACTCGCGGTTCGCAGCCGGCACTCGCGGCTCGCGTGGTAACCAGTGTGCCCGGGGTTCGGCGCGAGGTTGGCGCGCGCGTTCCCTCGATGGCAGTCCTGGGAAATCGCTCTTTCCGTAGTCAGCACACATTCGAAGAAATCTCGCCAATGCCCGTGGCCTGGGGAACGTCTGATCAGAAGGTGTGGGCGATGGCCGAGAAAGCCATCTCCGAGCGGGAATGGAAGAAGGCCGAAAAAGGCGTTGAGCGCCTAGACGATGTGAAGAAAACCAAGCGCAATCTCCTTTTGCTTAACAAGCAATAA